The Actinomadura graeca nucleotide sequence GGCCCGTCCACGACGACGCGTCCCTCTACCTGGACGCGGTGGCCGGCCTGGACATCGGCGACGCCCGCGATATCCAGGTCGTCTACACGCCCCTGCACGGCGTCGGGCGGGACGTGCTGCTCCGGGCGTTCGCGCGGGCCGGGTTCCCCGAGCCCGTGGTCGTCCCCGAGCAGGCCGAGCCCGACCCCGACTTCCCGACCGTCGCGTTCCCCAACCCGGAGGAGCCGGGCGCGCTCGACCTCGCGCTGGCCCTGGCCGCCGAGCGCGGCGCCGACCTGGTGATCGCGAACGATCCGGACGCGGACCGCTGCTCGGTCGCCGTCCCGGCGCCGGGGGGCTGGCGGGCCCTGACCGGCGACGAGATCGGCGGGCTGCTGGCCGAGCATGTGCTGCGGCACACCTCCGGCGACGACCGCCTGGTCGCGACGACGATCGTGTCGTCGTCGCTGCTCGGCGCCATCGCCGCCGCGCACGGCGTCCGGTTCGCCGAGTCGCTCACCGGCTTCAAGTGGATCATGAAGGCGGGGGGGCCGGGCGACCGGCTCGTGTTCGGGTACGAGGAGGCCATCGGCTACAGCGTCGGCGACGGGCGGGGCGTCCTCGTCAACGACAAGGACGGCATCGGCGCCGCCCTCGCGGTCGCCGCGCTCGCCGCCGAGGCGAAGCGGGACGGCCGCACGCTGCCCGACCTCCTGGACGACCAGGCGCGCCGGTACGGGCTGCACGCGACGTCGCAGCTGTCGGTCCGGGTGGAGGACCTGTCGCTGATCGCGGGGGCGATGGCCCGGCTGCGCGCCGACCCGCCCGCCGAGCTGGGCGGACGCGCCGTCGAGTCGTT carries:
- a CDS encoding phospho-sugar mutase, whose protein sequence is MSDLREQAAEWLAQDPDPETRAEVQALLDAGDDRALADRFGARLEFGTAGLRGELGAGPNRMNRVTVMRAAAGLAARLPRGGRVIVGFDARHGSRRFAQDTAAVLAGAGLRPEVFAEPVPTPVLAHFTRAFEDVVAGVMVTASHNPPRDNGYKVYWGDGAQIVPPQDAEISAAIDAVGRVDRLPLGEGWPVHDDASLYLDAVAGLDIGDARDIQVVYTPLHGVGRDVLLRAFARAGFPEPVVVPEQAEPDPDFPTVAFPNPEEPGALDLALALAAERGADLVIANDPDADRCSVAVPAPGGWRALTGDEIGGLLAEHVLRHTSGDDRLVATTIVSSSLLGAIAAAHGVRFAESLTGFKWIMKAGGPGDRLVFGYEEAIGYSVGDGRGVLVNDKDGIGAALAVAALAAEAKRDGRTLPDLLDDQARRYGLHATSQLSVRVEDLSLIAGAMARLRADPPAELGGRAVESFDDLSRGDGGLPPTDGLRFRLAGGARVVVRPSGTEPKLKCYLEVVLPIEGDGAGDGAGGTGGDVEAARTRAAAELEALRDGMSAALALG